Proteins from a genomic interval of Flammeovirgaceae bacterium SG7u.111:
- a CDS encoding PKD domain-containing protein produces MAPVIFQELTDVTCLEQVGSGFCYEFNIDEDGSGSDIKVIHKWYFGDGETSGGRFVEHCYDSYGTYEVMLVSVQSYEGISFADTNRYRIDVDQVIKIKAEKPGSSSRGFPYYFDGSDSFVSNDYEAVDFYWDFGDGNYGCNIISNHQYDKPGKYTVTLMVRGLADNGDEKYICGKKSIEVGQ; encoded by the coding sequence ATGGCGCCTGTCATATTCCAAGAACTGACCGATGTCACTTGCCTTGAGCAGGTAGGAAGTGGTTTTTGCTATGAGTTCAACATAGATGAAGATGGCTCGGGAAGCGATATTAAAGTCATACACAAATGGTATTTCGGAGATGGGGAAACTTCTGGTGGAAGGTTTGTAGAACACTGCTACGATTCTTACGGAACCTATGAGGTAATGCTAGTTTCTGTCCAGTCGTACGAGGGTATTAGCTTTGCCGATACCAACCGATACCGCATAGATGTAGACCAAGTAATAAAGATCAAAGCTGAAAAACCCGGTAGCTCTAGCCGAGGATTTCCTTATTATTTCGACGGATCAGATTCTTTTGTAAGCAATGACTACGAAGCGGTAGATTTTTATTGGGATTTTGGGGATGGAAACTATGGCTGCAATATCATTTCCAATCATCAATACGATAAGCCTGGAAAGTATACCGTAACGCTAATGGTAAGAGGGTTAGCCGACAATGGAGATGAAAAATACATCTGCGGAAAAAAAAGCATAGAAGTTGGGCAATAA
- the rbfA gene encoding 30S ribosome-binding factor RbfA, with translation MDSKRQKKFSRLIQKDLGEIMQQASRDMFGGAFITVTQVNITPDLSIAKIYLSFLMVEDKEGLLNLVNEKKSYLRKQLGNRIRHQARVIPDLLFFIDNTEDVVEEVNKLFEGLEIPPETNEDEEEQD, from the coding sequence ATGGATTCGAAGAGACAAAAGAAATTTTCAAGGCTTATACAAAAAGACCTAGGCGAGATCATGCAACAGGCAAGCAGAGATATGTTTGGGGGAGCGTTTATTACGGTTACTCAAGTAAACATCACTCCCGACCTCAGCATTGCCAAGATCTACCTTAGCTTTTTGATGGTAGAAGATAAGGAAGGTTTACTGAACTTGGTAAACGAAAAGAAAAGCTACTTGCGGAAGCAATTGGGCAATAGAATTAGGCATCAAGCTAGGGTAATTCCCGATCTTCTATTTTTTATTGACAATACCGAAGACGTGGTGGAAGAAGTGAACAAACTTTTTGAAGGGCTAGAAATCCCACCCGAAACTAATGAAGACGAAGAAGAACAGGACTAG
- a CDS encoding DUF3137 domain-containing protein — protein MKSFEEFRQHLADSMGEQLEGLEERRLQMKSRKNWLGGILVSIITVSWSIAYLGYMPNWAILIVIALATPVIIIIYKKYYFDHDIPANFKDTVVRGLIEFVDPSLTYSPEDYVPYDDFQASKLFLLRPDIYYGDDFIEGMVDGIPVSFSELHVASEIKGKDPSKKGKIKKMFDGFFVVADIPFTLKGDVYIMQNKLYKNMGHAGTLIQKHNFYRGKYVRPDNIDFRENFVVYADDLLEGELILTEPFMQKMLKLKRYSKAKVYISIIGNKLYVAVNLDREIFKIKMFQPLNRLGYLKSFYNDLYYMLTLIDDLNFDAFLEGASEQEAMDDFGRPEEGDPNLSDDPDLSDLFN, from the coding sequence ATGAAATCGTTTGAAGAATTTCGCCAACATCTTGCCGACTCCATGGGCGAGCAGCTTGAAGGGCTAGAGGAACGGAGGCTCCAGATGAAAAGTCGAAAAAATTGGCTTGGGGGGATTCTTGTATCCATTATCACCGTAAGTTGGTCAATAGCGTACTTAGGATATATGCCCAACTGGGCCATATTGATAGTGATCGCCTTGGCTACCCCTGTAATTATCATTATATATAAGAAATATTATTTCGACCACGATATTCCTGCCAACTTCAAGGATACTGTAGTACGCGGACTTATCGAGTTTGTAGATCCTTCTCTTACCTACAGCCCTGAGGACTATGTGCCCTACGACGATTTCCAAGCCAGTAAACTATTTTTGCTGCGTCCTGACATCTATTATGGAGACGATTTTATAGAAGGCATGGTGGACGGTATTCCTGTTTCATTTTCCGAATTGCACGTGGCCTCGGAAATAAAAGGAAAAGACCCGAGCAAAAAAGGAAAAATCAAAAAGATGTTTGATGGATTTTTTGTAGTGGCAGACATTCCCTTCACCCTCAAAGGCGATGTCTATATTATGCAAAACAAATTGTATAAAAACATGGGCCATGCAGGTACGCTCATCCAAAAGCATAACTTTTACCGAGGCAAGTATGTGCGCCCCGATAATATTGATTTTAGGGAAAACTTCGTGGTATATGCAGATGACCTCTTGGAGGGCGAGTTGATCTTAACCGAACCCTTTATGCAAAAAATGCTGAAGTTAAAGCGTTATTCCAAGGCAAAAGTGTATATTTCTATTATTGGCAATAAGCTCTATGTAGCAGTAAACCTTGATAGGGAAATTTTTAAGATAAAGATGTTCCAACCACTGAACAGGCTGGGATACTTAAAAAGCTTTTATAATGACCTTTATTATATGCTTACGCTTATAGACGACCTTAATTTCGATGCCTTTTTGGAAGGGGCATCGGAACAAGAAGCCATGGATGACTTTGGCAGACCTGAAGAAGGGGACCCTAATTTATCGGATGACCCAGACCTTTCTGACTTGTTTAATTAG
- a CDS encoding DUF1573 domain-containing protein translates to MKALLLLLSLFGFGTALAQGNLVFEITEHNFGEVREGELAEKVFKFINTGDIPVVIKDVWASCGCTTPEWPKEPILPGDSSEIAVVFNSTGRPGTFYKTISIASNALEPISKLIIRGQVIRPTDPAKPQGGNNSASLELGEKSYNFGKIQVGDKLVRNVFVKNTSERSVFIEGLQSECKCVRIKGGGKFIKAQEEVEIELIFTPRSIVVTPILINFQTNRSGAITYELKGEVVKSLIEKSTVRESELYDF, encoded by the coding sequence ATGAAAGCTTTACTATTATTACTTAGCTTATTTGGTTTTGGAACAGCTCTAGCTCAAGGCAACCTAGTTTTTGAAATCACCGAGCACAACTTTGGGGAGGTTAGGGAAGGAGAGCTAGCCGAAAAGGTTTTTAAATTTATAAATACGGGAGATATACCAGTGGTAATTAAAGACGTATGGGCTTCTTGCGGTTGTACCACGCCCGAATGGCCTAAAGAACCTATTCTGCCTGGCGATTCTTCTGAAATAGCCGTCGTATTTAATAGTACTGGAAGACCAGGTACTTTCTATAAGACTATAAGTATTGCCTCCAATGCTCTTGAGCCAATTTCAAAACTGATAATTCGAGGTCAGGTCATAAGGCCTACAGATCCGGCAAAACCGCAGGGAGGGAACAATTCAGCATCGCTTGAGCTAGGTGAAAAGTCTTATAACTTTGGAAAAATCCAAGTTGGGGATAAGTTGGTGAGGAATGTTTTTGTGAAAAACACTTCTGAAAGGTCGGTATTTATAGAAGGCTTGCAAAGCGAATGCAAGTGTGTAAGAATAAAAGGAGGAGGCAAATTTATAAAAGCCCAAGAGGAGGTAGAAATCGAGTTGATATTTACCCCAAGGTCCATTGTGGTAACACCTATATTGATCAACTTCCAAACAAACCGTTCTGGTGCAATTACTTACGAGCTGAAAGGTGAAGTAGTGAAAAGTTTAATAGAAAAGAGTACAGTAAGGGAGTCTGAGTTATATGATTTTTAA
- a CDS encoding gliding motility-associated C-terminal domain-containing protein: MKIKKTTQLIAVSLLLWLCSGLHNQALATHIVGGEITLTHLEANRYRLALVIYFDEINGQQGAKDPTANIAIFSKSNDEFVTSFSLVRRAQTIVDYTNPDCAVGFLRTTRQLYDAEVILTASSYSDIEGYYAVYERCCRNGVIQNIFDPGGAGQAFYMEFPPVVKNGEPFINSSPTLFPPLSDYACIDQPFYFDFSGTDTDGDSLAYSLAVPLSGNSSRDEPVLANFRAGPYTPVEFLDGYDVNNMVRGVPSLSIDLVSGELNLTPIEIGLFVFSIRCEEFRDGQKIGEVIRDFQLMVLDCPEANAPSVIAETEPGKLYSDGDTLVYQAGALDNCLTLYFTDPDSNTIINTRFVPLNFPSTEIEVRDIPQTTINKGDTAKFELCLKECPALLNGMYEVLALIGDNSCSLPLYDTLHLFIDIQYPNIPPEITPDLDFNASAGYYEVDLKLGDTLRFDALAKDVEGDSLVVYGIGDNYQLSDEGMIFPLTNGVGEVTSSFFWESSCLNLQGGSSEESFFVDLIVGDVGKCGIISRDTARVKINLIDEIPPNVSPVIVPKDVAFDETEQLFIDTVYLGETYELEIAATDIEFDSLLLEVFGDGFSLNSNGMSANTVAGVGEVSTSLSWKPSCSDFPSVTEGVNELVYEFIFQSTDYYGCSYSDTSSVKLRLHFIYIPDPAKAPIISIPDATIDQPSGNQSVTVIAGDELDLSILADDTENDVVSLSAIPRSFTFSDLGMEFISVSGNAPLNTTLNWSTSCELLGDTSKLSYDLTLIAFSSTSCGLESYDTLQLTINLIDNPRPAETVDFPNAFTPNGDGKSDKYRIGQLPPDICKDKFQSVEITNRWGDPVYKSEEREFAWDGSESPSGVYYYFIRFTKTVYKGSLHLLRGQ; the protein is encoded by the coding sequence ATGAAGATAAAAAAAACTACTCAACTCATTGCTGTTTCATTATTACTATGGCTTTGTTCAGGTCTGCACAATCAAGCACTAGCTACCCATATTGTAGGTGGGGAAATCACCCTTACTCATTTGGAAGCGAACAGGTATCGCTTGGCGCTCGTTATTTATTTTGATGAAATAAATGGTCAACAAGGGGCTAAAGACCCTACTGCCAATATCGCAATCTTTAGCAAAAGCAACGACGAATTCGTCACATCCTTCTCGCTAGTTAGGCGAGCACAAACAATTGTGGACTACACCAACCCTGACTGTGCAGTTGGGTTTCTCAGAACAACCCGGCAGCTTTATGATGCAGAAGTAATCCTTACGGCATCCAGCTACAGCGATATAGAAGGCTATTATGCCGTTTACGAAAGATGTTGCCGGAATGGTGTCATCCAAAATATTTTCGATCCGGGTGGGGCGGGCCAGGCTTTCTATATGGAATTTCCACCTGTTGTGAAAAACGGTGAACCTTTTATCAATTCGTCTCCTACTCTTTTCCCCCCTCTAAGCGATTATGCCTGTATAGACCAACCTTTTTATTTCGACTTTTCAGGTACTGATACCGATGGAGATTCCCTAGCCTATTCCTTGGCAGTTCCCTTGAGCGGTAATTCTTCAAGAGATGAACCTGTGCTTGCCAATTTCAGAGCCGGGCCCTATACACCAGTCGAGTTTTTAGATGGGTATGATGTAAACAATATGGTTCGAGGTGTACCTTCTCTCAGTATCGATCTTGTTTCTGGTGAGCTAAACCTTACCCCTATTGAGATAGGGCTTTTTGTTTTTTCTATACGATGTGAAGAATTTAGAGATGGACAAAAAATAGGTGAAGTAATTCGAGATTTCCAGCTAATGGTACTTGACTGTCCCGAAGCAAATGCTCCTTCTGTAATAGCTGAAACCGAACCTGGGAAGCTCTACTCAGATGGTGACACCTTGGTTTACCAAGCAGGTGCACTTGATAATTGCCTCACTCTCTACTTCACTGATCCCGATTCTAACACGATCATCAACACCCGCTTTGTCCCCTTAAACTTCCCAAGCACCGAAATTGAGGTAAGAGACATTCCCCAAACTACTATAAATAAGGGAGATACTGCTAAGTTTGAGCTTTGCCTTAAAGAATGTCCTGCCCTACTCAATGGTATGTACGAAGTGCTAGCACTCATTGGGGATAATAGTTGTAGCCTTCCACTTTACGACACCCTCCATCTATTCATTGATATCCAATACCCAAATATCCCTCCTGAAATCACCCCTGATCTTGATTTCAATGCTAGCGCAGGCTATTATGAAGTAGATTTGAAATTAGGAGATACGCTCCGCTTCGATGCTTTGGCGAAAGATGTTGAAGGAGATTCTTTGGTTGTTTATGGCATTGGAGATAATTACCAGCTGAGTGATGAGGGAATGATTTTCCCCTTAACAAATGGGGTTGGTGAAGTCACCTCCTCCTTTTTTTGGGAGTCTTCTTGCCTAAACTTGCAAGGAGGCTCATCCGAAGAAAGCTTTTTTGTGGATTTAATAGTAGGTGATGTTGGCAAATGTGGGATTATTAGTAGAGATACAGCAAGGGTTAAAATTAATTTGATAGATGAAATCCCACCCAACGTCTCTCCTGTGATTGTACCAAAAGATGTCGCCTTTGATGAAACAGAACAACTTTTCATAGATACGGTATATTTGGGAGAAACCTATGAACTAGAAATAGCCGCTACTGATATTGAATTCGATAGCCTTTTACTCGAAGTTTTTGGAGATGGCTTTAGCCTAAATTCAAATGGAATGAGTGCCAACACTGTTGCTGGAGTAGGCGAAGTAAGTACTAGCTTAAGTTGGAAACCTTCGTGTAGCGATTTCCCCTCAGTTACTGAAGGAGTTAATGAACTTGTTTACGAATTCATATTCCAATCCACAGACTACTACGGATGTTCCTATTCAGACACCAGTTCTGTAAAATTGAGGCTGCACTTTATCTACATCCCCGACCCAGCCAAAGCTCCTATAATCTCGATTCCTGACGCAACAATTGACCAGCCTTCTGGAAACCAATCGGTAACGGTAATAGCGGGCGATGAGCTTGATCTTTCCATTTTAGCTGACGATACGGAAAACGATGTCGTTTCCTTATCTGCTATACCGCGAAGCTTTACTTTTTCAGATCTGGGAATGGAGTTTATTTCCGTAAGTGGGAATGCTCCCCTCAACACTACATTGAACTGGTCTACTTCCTGCGAGCTGCTAGGAGATACTTCCAAGCTTAGCTATGACCTGACTTTAATAGCATTTTCAAGTACTTCCTGTGGATTAGAATCTTATGACACACTCCAACTTACTATCAACCTGATAGACAACCCTCGCCCTGCTGAAACAGTAGACTTTCCAAATGCCTTCACTCCTAATGGGGATGGAAAAAGTGATAAGTACCGCATAGGGCAACTTCCTCCTGACATTTGCAAAGATAAATTCCAGTCGGTAGAGATCACTAACCGCTGGGGAGACCCAGTTTACAAAAGTGAAGAGCGAGAATTTGCTTGGGATGGTAGTGAAAGCCCTTCAGGGGTTTATTATTATTTCATTCGCTTCACCAAAACAGTGTACAAAGGCAGCTTGCACCTTTTACGAGGTCAGTAG
- the rfaE2 gene encoding D-glycero-beta-D-manno-heptose 1-phosphate adenylyltransferase, giving the protein MASKDKIQTLNELKELRKNWKEEGKKVVFTNGCFDIIHLGHVDYLEKAAAFGHKMILGLNTDASVSKLKGPSRPINSGYARARVLAAMSFIDAVVLFGEETPFELISALIPDVLVKGSDYEIKNIVGADIVTQHGGEVKTIDFVEGFSTTSTIDKMKKE; this is encoded by the coding sequence ATGGCATCAAAAGATAAAATACAAACACTAAATGAGTTAAAAGAACTCAGGAAAAACTGGAAAGAAGAAGGCAAAAAAGTGGTTTTCACTAATGGCTGCTTCGATATTATCCACTTAGGTCATGTAGATTACTTGGAAAAAGCTGCTGCTTTTGGCCATAAAATGATCTTAGGTTTGAATACCGATGCTTCGGTAAGCAAGCTGAAAGGACCAAGCCGCCCCATCAACTCCGGATATGCTAGGGCTAGGGTGCTTGCCGCAATGAGTTTTATAGATGCGGTGGTACTTTTTGGCGAGGAAACCCCTTTTGAACTAATTAGCGCCCTCATACCCGATGTGTTGGTAAAAGGCAGCGATTACGAAATAAAAAATATTGTAGGCGCAGATATTGTAACACAACATGGCGGAGAAGTAAAAACCATCGATTTTGTGGAAGGTTTTTCCACCACATCTACCATCGATAAAATGAAAAAAGAATAA
- a CDS encoding lysylphosphatidylglycerol synthase transmembrane domain-containing protein, which yields MKKKLISTFKYVSSLSLGALLIWYLYKDQSTSEIGKMLTELNLFWVVMSLLASIAAHYTRAWRWTVAMKPIGYDVSSINAFLAVMSGYFANLFVPRLGEFMRCGLLNKTDSVAVNKAFGTVVTERVVDLIMLATMAIALFLVEYEMVGSFVLDNISSHPTGLMEKALLFLSVGIMGILILFALYKFRSRLRQNRLYAKAYDFLMGLKEGLLSIKDLNPKQRIAYIFSTFAIWVCYFLMTYFLFFALPETSSLGLYCAFNLLVLGSVGMAIPTPGGTGSFHLFAIFTLTLFGVDELTGKNFALLSHGLSTLILLVGGGISLIISFFITNRKKKQEKVTIEKLNRKLIEKE from the coding sequence ATGAAAAAAAAGCTAATATCCACTTTTAAATATGTATCTTCCCTCTCTTTGGGCGCATTGCTAATCTGGTACCTTTACAAAGATCAAAGCACCAGTGAGATTGGCAAAATGCTGACTGAACTCAACCTATTTTGGGTAGTAATGAGCCTTTTAGCATCAATAGCAGCCCACTACACCCGAGCTTGGCGCTGGACAGTTGCCATGAAGCCTATTGGTTATGATGTAAGTAGCATAAATGCTTTTTTGGCAGTAATGTCTGGATACTTTGCCAACTTGTTTGTCCCTCGTCTTGGCGAGTTCATGCGCTGTGGCTTACTCAATAAAACGGATAGCGTTGCCGTAAACAAAGCTTTTGGCACAGTTGTGACAGAGCGCGTAGTCGACCTGATCATGCTGGCAACCATGGCTATTGCTCTATTTTTGGTAGAGTACGAAATGGTGGGAAGTTTTGTACTTGACAACATAAGCTCACACCCTACTGGGCTCATGGAAAAAGCCTTGCTCTTTTTGTCGGTAGGGATCATGGGCATACTCATTTTATTTGCCCTTTACAAATTCCGAAGCCGCCTAAGGCAAAACAGGCTTTACGCCAAAGCATATGATTTCTTGATGGGTTTAAAGGAAGGTCTCCTAAGTATCAAAGACCTAAATCCTAAGCAGCGAATCGCGTATATATTTTCTACATTCGCTATTTGGGTGTGTTATTTCCTCATGACTTACTTCCTGTTTTTTGCCCTACCCGAAACAAGTTCATTGGGGCTTTATTGTGCCTTTAACCTCCTTGTCTTGGGCAGTGTAGGCATGGCCATACCAACCCCAGGAGGAACGGGGTCATTTCATTTATTTGCCATATTTACCCTCACGCTGTTTGGCGTAGACGAACTTACTGGGAAAAACTTTGCCCTCCTTTCCCACGGACTTTCTACCCTGATCTTGCTAGTAGGTGGTGGAATTAGTTTGATCATCAGTTTTTTCATCACAAACAGAAAAAAAAAGCAGGAGAAAGTCACAATTGAAAAATTGAATAGAAAATTGATAGAGAAGGAATAA
- the panD gene encoding aspartate 1-decarboxylase, with protein sequence MYIEILKSKIHRAKVTQAELNYVGSITIDEDLMDAADLIEGEKVQIVNNDNGERFETYVITGERGSGVICLNGAAARKVQVGDILIIISYVSIKKKKAKDYKPILVFPNEDNKLD encoded by the coding sequence ATGTATATAGAAATATTAAAGTCGAAGATCCATCGTGCAAAAGTCACTCAAGCTGAGTTGAACTATGTGGGCAGTATTACCATAGACGAGGACTTGATGGATGCAGCAGATTTGATCGAAGGCGAAAAAGTCCAGATCGTGAACAACGATAATGGTGAGAGGTTCGAAACTTATGTAATTACTGGCGAGAGAGGTAGTGGAGTTATTTGCCTCAACGGCGCAGCTGCCCGCAAAGTACAAGTTGGAGACATCCTGATTATCATTTCATACGTCTCCATCAAAAAGAAAAAAGCAAAAGATTATAAACCTATTTTGGTTTTCCCCAACGAGGACAACAAATTAGATTAA
- the panC gene encoding pantoate--beta-alanine ligase produces MIILHTIKETRDFLAKQRKSGKSIGLVPTMGALHQGHISLTNKSVTENDLTISSIYVNPVQFNNPEDFKNYPIMLESDAQMLEAAGCNAIFAPSHEEMYPNGFENLFTSMEFDSLSSTLEGEQRPGHFSGVGVVVSKLFNIVAPNRAYFGQKDMQQLAIISQMNTDLSFGIEIVRCPTVREKDGLAMSSRNRRLNPKERAAAPTLYQSMLKACEHIANGGDVIEAKEIGKKQILEEKLFGLEYFEFVHTDSLEKLKEKITLDKMAICLAAQLGSARLIDNFWLKDYLIRK; encoded by the coding sequence ATGATCATACTCCATACCATCAAAGAAACTCGTGATTTTTTAGCCAAACAGCGAAAAAGTGGTAAAAGCATAGGCTTAGTTCCTACTATGGGTGCTCTTCACCAAGGTCATATCTCACTTACGAATAAATCGGTGACGGAAAATGACCTTACCATAAGCAGCATTTACGTAAACCCTGTACAATTCAACAACCCCGAGGATTTCAAAAATTATCCTATAATGTTAGAAAGCGATGCCCAAATGCTAGAAGCAGCAGGGTGCAACGCTATTTTTGCCCCCTCTCACGAAGAAATGTACCCAAATGGCTTCGAAAACCTCTTTACCAGCATGGAATTCGACTCCCTCTCTTCTACCCTAGAAGGTGAGCAAAGACCCGGTCATTTTAGTGGAGTAGGTGTGGTTGTCTCCAAACTTTTCAATATTGTTGCTCCCAATAGGGCTTATTTTGGGCAAAAAGACATGCAACAATTAGCTATTATCAGTCAAATGAACACCGACTTGTCATTTGGGATAGAAATAGTGCGCTGCCCCACGGTAAGAGAAAAAGATGGGTTGGCCATGTCTTCCCGAAACCGAAGGCTAAACCCAAAGGAAAGAGCTGCTGCGCCTACCCTTTATCAAAGCATGCTAAAAGCTTGCGAACATATTGCGAATGGCGGGGATGTTATTGAAGCTAAAGAAATAGGTAAAAAACAGATTTTAGAGGAAAAACTTTTTGGGTTGGAGTATTTCGAATTCGTTCATACCGACTCTCTCGAGAAACTCAAAGAAAAAATAACCTTAGATAAAATGGCCATTTGTCTGGCTGCTCAATTAGGCTCTGCACGCCTCATAGACAACTTTTGGCTAAAAGATTACCTGATTAGAAAATAA
- a CDS encoding RNA polymerase sigma factor RpoD/SigA, protein MKQLKITQSITNRKESESLDKYLQEINKIDLLSAKEEVELVKRIKQGDDKALEKLTSANLRFVVSVAKQYQSHGLSLNDLINEGNIGLVKAAHKFDETRGFKFISYAVWWIRQAIMQALSENSRIVKLPLSLSGTISKIRRAASELEQKYERDPTDEEIGEILHLTADEINGALNSVKGQVSFDAPLGGGDEAGSLLDIMENTNIDKVDKELTGNNSLKVEIERTLNSLSPREKQVVKMSFGLDGSDQYTLQEIGEYMDLTRERVRQIREKALRKLRFTSRSKLLSKYLE, encoded by the coding sequence ATGAAGCAGCTTAAGATTACTCAGAGTATTACCAATAGGAAGGAAAGCGAATCGCTGGATAAGTACTTACAGGAAATAAATAAGATTGACTTGCTTAGCGCAAAAGAGGAAGTTGAGCTTGTGAAGAGGATTAAGCAAGGGGATGATAAAGCATTGGAAAAGTTGACCAGTGCGAATCTCCGTTTTGTTGTATCTGTTGCGAAACAATACCAAAGCCATGGGCTTTCACTCAATGACTTGATAAATGAAGGCAATATTGGGTTGGTGAAGGCTGCCCATAAGTTTGATGAAACTAGAGGCTTTAAGTTTATCTCCTACGCTGTTTGGTGGATTCGTCAGGCAATTATGCAGGCTCTTTCGGAAAATTCGAGAATTGTTAAGCTCCCTTTGAGCCTTTCGGGTACGATTAGTAAAATACGTAGAGCTGCTTCTGAGCTGGAACAAAAGTACGAGCGAGACCCAACAGACGAGGAAATAGGAGAGATTCTTCACTTAACTGCTGATGAAATAAACGGGGCGTTGAATTCGGTAAAAGGACAAGTATCTTTTGATGCACCACTTGGCGGTGGAGATGAGGCTGGTTCATTGCTCGATATTATGGAAAATACCAATATTGATAAAGTTGATAAAGAACTTACTGGTAACAATTCTCTAAAAGTAGAAATTGAAAGAACATTGAACTCTCTTTCTCCAAGGGAAAAACAAGTGGTAAAAATGTCTTTCGGGTTGGATGGGAGTGATCAATATACCCTACAAGAAATTGGGGAATATATGGATTTGACCCGAGAGCGAGTAAGACAGATAAGGGAAAAAGCACTTAGAAAATTGAGGTTTACCTCACGAAGCAAACTGCTTTCCAAGTACCTAGAGTAG